Part of the Methanomicrobia archaeon genome is shown below.
CACGCGACGATCCACAGGGGCGAATATCCGCTCCTGTTGCCGGACGGCAGGGCGATCTGGAGTCTGAAAGGGCTCAGTGATTACCTCAGCGAACTAAGCCGCGAGGATGCGGAATCACTTCTTGAGGTCTATCTGAAGCCGGGCGAGCTTGAGCGCTGGGTTCGGACGAGCGTGGGTGACGAGGAGCTTGCGAACGAGCTTCGGGACGTGCGGTTGAGCATGGATCAGCAGGATTATGATCGGTTGGTGCTTCAAGAGCGGTTGCGGGCATGCTTGTGCACGGTGCTCCCGCGGGAATAGTAGTGCCTTGCCGCGCTCTTTGCCGCTCCACGTCGGGGGTTTCTGCATGAACCGGTAGTCCGGGATTTATATAGTCGCGATAAGAAGAGCAGATATAATGGGGGTGAGTGGTATGGTCATGAATGAAGAGATAGGACGGATCGCCGGTGAAATCTGGCAGTTGCTGACAGAGCGGGGCGAAATGAGCCTTTCGAGCGTGGTGATGGCACTGAATACATCTCAAAGCACAGCCTACATGGCCCTCGGCTGGCTCGCGCGCGAGGACAAGCTGGAATTCGTGAAGAAGCGGCGCGGAGTACTCGTACGCCTGAAATAGCAGCTCGGGCAAGCTGCAGAAGGGCCACAGAGCGCCTTCTTCGCGCGCTGGGAATGCGCATCGACCATGACCACGAGCGATCTAAAGGGTGGTACCGATGAGAATAGGGTTCTTTGTCTGGGAGTATCCGCCACACATTGTGGGTGGATTGGGGACGTACGCGGTAAATATTACACAGGCGATGGTGCGGTTGGGGCACGATGTCTCGGTCTTCACGCTGAATGACGGAACGCTGAAGACCCGTGAGACAATGCACGGCATCGATGTCAACCGGCCGATGATCGTGGATGGCGCGGGCATACTGCCCGTGTGCATGACAGAGGATCTGCGTCGTTGGGGCACGGGGATCAAATTCTTTAACGATGTGCTCATCACGAACATCCTCAGTGCGACGAAGTTCGTAAACCAGCTGATCAGGAAGGAAGGCTATGCGTTTGACCTCATCTGCGCGCATGACTGGTTGAGCGCGATGGCGGGGATCATGGCGAAGCATGAGACGGGGCTCCCGTTCGTCTTCCATATCCATTCCACCGAATGGGGTCGCGCGCTCGGCGGTGGTTCTGACACCGTGATGCACATCGAGAAGACCGCAGCGGAAGTCGCAGATCTGGTGATCACGGTCAGCTACCCGATGCAGGAGGATTTGATGCTCCATGGCATCAATTCGACGAAAGTCAAGGTCTGCTGGAACGGCATACGCACAGACCGGTACGACCCCGCAGCGGTTCCCGCAGAGGCCGTTGCTGCATTGCGCGCCAGCTACGGCATTGGCCCGGACGACCGGATGATCCTCTTCGTCGGGCGGCTGACGGCCGTGAAAGGTGTGCTGAATCTGATCAAGGCGATGCCGACCATAATCAGTAAGCATCCGGAGGCACACCTGGTGGTGCTGGGCAAGGGCGAGTTTGAGCGGACGATCACAGACCTGATCGGTGTTCTGCATCTGGAGAAGCACGTGGCGACCCGGTTCGAGTTTGTGAGTGAGGACGAGCGGATCAGGCATTATGCAGCCTGCGACCTCTTCGTCGCACCCTCGATCTACGAGCCTTTCGGAATCGTTGCTCTGGAGGCGATGGCGATGGAGAAGCCCGTCGTCGTCGGTGCGAAGGGCATCATTGGCTTCCGTGATTTTGTTGTCCCTGCGGGGCATGATCAGACCGGTGTGCATGTTGATGGCAATACCTCCGCTGATATCGCCTGGGGGATCGCGTCGCTGCTCGAGAATGAGGCCGCGGCGAAGGAGATGGGGATACGTGGGCGACGCCGTGTCCAGAAATATTTCACCTGGGATCACATCGCTGCCTCCACCATGGATCGCTATAAAGCAGTGATCCAGGAGGTACGAACGAAGCACTGAAAATACTTCAACGATGTGCTCGTTTCGAATGTGCTCAGCGCCGCGAAATTCGTGAACGACGACATCAAGAAGGATGAAAATCGATTTGAACTCATCTGCGCCCATAACTGGCAGAGTGCGCTCGCGGGAGCGACGATGATCCATCATAGCGAAGAGGCGGCCGCGAAGGTCGCAGATCGGATAATCAC
Proteins encoded:
- a CDS encoding glycosyltransferase family 1 protein, with the protein product MRIGFFVWEYPPHIVGGLGTYAVNITQAMVRLGHDVSVFTLNDGTLKTRETMHGIDVNRPMIVDGAGILPVCMTEDLRRWGTGIKFFNDVLITNILSATKFVNQLIRKEGYAFDLICAHDWLSAMAGIMAKHETGLPFVFHIHSTEWGRALGGGSDTVMHIEKTAAEVADLVITVSYPMQEDLMLHGINSTKVKVCWNGIRTDRYDPAAVPAEAVAALRASYGIGPDDRMILFVGRLTAVKGVLNLIKAMPTIISKHPEAHLVVLGKGEFERTITDLIGVLHLEKHVATRFEFVSEDERIRHYAACDLFVAPSIYEPFGIVALEAMAMEKPVVVGAKGIIGFRDFVVPAGHDQTGVHVDGNTSADIAWGIASLLENEAAAKEMGIRGRRRVQKYFTWDHIAASTMDRYKAVIQEVRTKH